The Sphingobium sp. JS3065 genomic sequence ATCCGGCGAACTGGGTGCGGAAACTGTAACCGAGGTCCGTTCGCCCTGAGCGAAGTCGAAGGGCAATGCTGAGCGGAGCGAAGCACTTCGCTATGTTCAGCCCGAACGGAGGAGGGGGAAGGGAAATTGCCGCCCTTCCCAATTCCCTCCTAGCCGCCTAGAACGCCCTTCATGCAACGCTTCGACGTCGTCATATTGGGTGGTGGCCTGGTCGGCCTGACCCTTGGCATCGCGCTTTCCGGCCATGGCGTGCGCTGCGCCGTGATCGATCCGGCCAATCCCGTGGAGACTACCGCCGCCGGTTTCGACGGCCGCGTGTCGGCCATCAGTTCGACCAGCTACGCCATGCTGTCGGCCATCGGCGTGGCCGAATATCTTGAGGGCAAGGGTTGCCCGATCGACCGCATCTGGGTCAGCGACGGGCTGGAACCGGGCGCGCTCGACTTCGCGCCGGATGAGGATGACGGGGTGATGGGGATCATGTTCCCCAATCGCGACCTGCGCGTCGCTTTGGCGCGGACGGCGGAAAGGGCGGAAAACCTCACCCGCTTCCAGCCCGACCGGGCGCTGCATGTGAACCGCGATGCCGACGGCGTGACGCTCACCCTCGCCAGCGGCGAGACGATCCACGGCGCGCTGCTGATCGCGGCGGAGGGCCGCAACAGCCCGACCCGCGAAGCCGCGGGCATCCGCACCACGCGCTGGAATTACAAGCATGTCGCGATGGTGACCGCCATCGACCATGAAGTGCCGCACGCCAACACGGCCTATGAGATATTCTACCCCGGCGGCCCCTTCGCGCTGCTGCCGATGCTGCCGGGCACCCGCTCCGCCATCGTCTGGACGGTGCCCACGGATCAGGCCCCGGCGATGCTCAAACTGTCCGAACGCGCCTGGCTGGCGGAGGCGCAGAAGCGCATGGGCGGCTTCCTGGGCGAGATCGCGCTGGCCGGGCCGCGTTCCAGCTATCCGCTCGGCTTCCACCATGCGGCGCGGATCACCGACACGCGGCTCGCGCTGGTTGGGGACAGCGCCCATGCGATCCACCCGATTGCGGGGCAGGGCCTGAACCTGGGCTTCCGCGATGTCGCCGCGCTGGTGGAGGTGCTTGTGGAGGGCATGCGGCTCGGCCTCGATCCGGGCGATGCGCAATTGCTGGCGCGCTATCAGCGCTGGCGCGGGCTGGACGCGATGATGACCAGCGTGGCGATGGACGGGCTGGTCCGGCTGTTCGATGTGCCGGGGCGGCTTCCCTCGCTCGTTCGCCGCGCCGGGCTGGCGGCGGTGCAGCGCACGTCCCTGCTCAAGAACCGCTTCATGGCCGAAGCGCGGGGACAATCCGGCGCGCTTCCCCGGCTGCTGACCGGCGAGATGATTTAGGAAGGGTTTCGGCTATTGCCGTCATCAACAATCGTCATCCCGGCTTTCGCTGGGATGACGAATTGGCGAGCGGCATTCCCAGATCAAATCATCCGCCGCAGCACGCCGTCCTTCAGGATGAAATGATGTCGCAGCGCCGCCAGCACATGCACGATGATCAACACCGCCCAGGCAAAGCCCATGATCTCATGACTCTCGCCTGAAATCCCGACGATCGCATCGCCCTTCGACACGGCGAATTTGGGCACGTCGAACAGGAAGAACCAGTTCAAGGGCCGATCCCCGGCGGAGGACATGATCCATCCGGTTAGCGGCATGACCAGCATGAACGCGTAAAAGGTGAAATGCGTGACATGCGCGGCTCTCTTTTCCCAGACCGGCATCGCGGCGGGCAGGGGCGGCGTCTCGCGGGTGAAGCGCCACAGGATGCGCGCGACCGTCAGAGCCAGCACGCTCAGCCCGATTGACTTGTGGATGGGCATCACCTTCCACTCCCTGGGCAGCGCATCATGCGCAAAGCCCAGGAAGAGGTTGAAGATAATGAGGATCGCCAGGATCCAGTGCAGCGCGCGGGCAATGGAACTGTAGCGATCCATCAAATACTCCTGCTTGATTTTCTACCCCTGACGATTGGCGACCAGATTATCCACAACCGACGGATCGGCAAGTGTACTAATGTCCCCCAGCGCCTGGGCCGACACCTCGCCCTCCGCGATCTTGCGCAGGATGCGGCGCATGATCTTGCCTGATCGCGTCTTGGGCAGGCCCGGCGCGAACTGGATCACGTCGGGCGTGGCGATCGGCCCGATCTCGCCCCGCACCCAGGCGACCAGCGCCTTGCGCAGATCGTCGGTCGCCTCCTCGCCGCTGTTCAGCGTCACATAGGCGTAGATGCCCTGTCCCTTGATGTCGTGGGGGAAGCCGACCACCGCCGCCTCCGCCACCGCCTCATGCAGCACCAGCGCGCTTTCGACCTCCGCCGTGCCCATGCGGTGGCCCGACACGTTGATCACGTCATCGACGCGCCCGGTGATCCAGTAATAGCCGTCCTTGTCGCGCCGCGCCCCGTCGCCAGTCGTATATTTGCCGGGAAAGGTAGTGAAATAGGTCTGGAAGAAACGCTCATGATCGCCCCAGACGGTGCGCATCTGCCCCGGCCAGCTCTGCGCGATGACGAGGTTTCCTTCCGCCGCCCCTTCCAGCACCTTGCCCTCCGCGTCCACGATCTGCGGCACCACGCCGGGCATCGGCAGGGTGGCGGAGCCGGGCTTGAGGTCGGTCGCGCCCGGCATGGGCGCGATCATCGCCGCGCCGGTCTCGGTCTGCCACCAGGTGTCGATGATCGGGCAGCGATCCTCGCCCACGACATGATGGTACCAGCGCCAGGCCTCCGGATTGATCGGCTCGCCCACCGTGCCCAGCAGGCGCAGTGACTGGCGGCTGGTGCGGGTCACGAAATCGTCGCCTTCCTTCATCAGCGCGCGCAGCGCCGTGGGGGCGGTGAAGATGGTCCGCACCTGATGCCGGTCGACCACTTCCCAGATACGGCTGGGCGTCGGGTAATTGGGCACGCCTTCATACATCAGCGTCGTCGCCCCGTTCGCCAGCGGGCCATAGACGATATAGCTGTGCCCCGTGACCCAGCCGATGTCGGCGGCGCACCAATAAATGTCGTCCGGGCGATAGTCGAAGCACAGCTCATGCGTCAGGCTGGCCCAGAGCAGATAGCCGCCGGTCGTGTGCAGCACGCCCTTGGGCTTTCCCGTAGAACCTGATGTGTAGAGGATGAAAAGCGGATCTTCCGCCTGCATCGGCTCAGCCGGGCAGTCGGCGGAAACCCTGGCCGCTTCCTCATGCAGCCAGAGGTCGCGGCCCTCTTCCATCGGGATGGCGCCGCCGGTCGCTTGCACGACGATGACCTTGCGGACGCTCGAGCATAATTTCAGCGCGGCGTCGACATTGGCCTTCAGCGGCACCTTCTTCCCCGCCCGGCGGCCCTCATCGGCGGTGATCACCAGCGTCGAATCACAATCGGTGATCCGCCCCGCCAGCGCTTCGGGCGAAAAGCCGCCGAACACGACGCTGTGGATCGCCCCGATCCGGGCGCAGGCGAGCAGGGCGAAGGCCGCCTCCGGGATCATCGGCATATAGATGGTGATGCGGTCGCCCTTCTTCGCGCCCGCGCCCTTCAGCACATTGGCGAAGCGGCAGACCCGCTCATGCACCTCAGCATAGCTATAGCGGCGCGGTTCTTCCTCCGGCGCATCGGGTTCCCAGATGATGGCGGTCTGGTCGCCCCTGGCCGCCAGATGCCGGTCGATGCAGTTGGCGCTGACGTTCAGCACGCCGTCGGCAAACCATTTCACCCCGAAATCGGCTTCGTGGAAGCTGCTTTCATTGGTCAGGCTCGGAAAATTCACCCAGTCGAGCCGCTTCGCCTGTTCCAGCCAATAGGCGTCGGCATCCTGGATCGACCGCGCATAGTCCGCTGCGCGCCCACCCCGGTCGAACAGGGCGGATGCCGCCCATTCTGCGGGAACCGGGAAAAAATCGTCAGACATGCGGCATCCTTTCCTTTGCGAAATCCTCGCCTGCCCGCTGTCCTAGAACCAAGGGGCGGCGACCGGAAGACGGGATCGTTCCTGCTCCCTCACGCTTTCCGCCATTATCGGTCCGGAATTAAGCGGGACGATGCCATTTGCCGCTTTTCGCATGGGCTTGCTGGGCCTAACAGGGAAGCAATATGTGGCAACTTTTCCAATTTCCGCTCTGTCCATTTTCGCGCAAGGTTCGCCTGCTGCTCGGCGAAAAGGGCGTGGGCTACGACTTGATGCGCGAATCGCCGTGGGAGGCGCGGGACGAATTTCTGGACCTCAACCCCGCCGGCACGACGCCGGTGATGGTGGATGAGGAAAAGGGCATGACCCTGATCGACAGTCAGGCGATCTGCGAATATTTCGAGGAAACGGTCGAGAAATTCCCGCTGATCTCCGGCACGGCGGCGGGCCGGGCGGAGGTGCGGCGGCTGACCGCCTTCTTCGACCAGAATTTCTATGGCGACGTCGTCGGCCCGCTGCTGCACGAGCGGATGAAGAAGCGGCTGATCGAGCGCGCGCCGCCCGACGCCCGCGTGCTGCGGGAGGCGATGAAGCGGGCCAATGTCCATATGGATTATATGGACTATCTGCTCGATCACCGTAGCTGGATGGCGGGTCCGACGCTCAGCCTGGCGGACATCGCCGCCGCCGCGCATCTGTCCGTCGCGGATTATCTGGGCGGCATCGACTGGGCCGGGCATGAGACGGTGAAGCGCTGGTATGCGGGCTTCAAGTCGCGCCCGTCCTTCCGCCCGCTGCTGTCCGAGCGGATGGAGGTGATCACCCCGCCGCCCCATTATGAAAAGCCGGATTTTTAAGGACCGATCCTCCTCCCCAGGGGGAGGGGTTCAATCCAGCTCCGCCGCCAGATACACCCGGTTGCGGCCATGTTCCTTGGCCAGATAGAGCGCCCGGTCCGCCGCCTTCAACGCGGCGCGGGGGTCTTCATAGGCCAGCACGTTGGCGACCCCGGCGGAAAAGCTCACCCGCTCCATCCGTTCGCCGTTCGCCCGGTTGACCAGGCTGCGGGTGGACAGATCCTGCCGCACGCTGTCCACCGCCTCGCAGGCCTCCGCCGCCGTCTTGCCGCGGAACAGCATGACGAATTCCTCCCCGCCATGGCGCGCGACATGGCATTGATCGTTGCTCGCCTTGGACAGCAATCCCGCCACGAATTTCAGCACCCGGTCGCCGGTGTCATGGCCATGGGTATCGTTGATCAGCTTGAAATGATCGATGTCGCAAAAGGCGACGGCCAGCGGCTGCCCTTCCTTCTGCGCCTGCGCCAGTTCCTCGCGCAGCGTGCCTTCGAAGGCGCGGCGGTTGGGCAGGCCGGTCAGATGGTCATGCTCGGCTGCGCGGCGCGCGCTTTCCAGATTCGATTTCAGAAGCTGCGTCTGTTTCTGGTTGTCGCGTAGCTGGCCTTCGACCTGCCGGGTCTTTTCCACCATCGATCGGGTCAGCGCCACCAGGCGCGCCAGCACCGGCTGATTTTCCGCGCTGGCGGACAGGCCTTTCACCTCTTCCTGCAACGCCGCGCCATAATCCTTGGCGGAATTGCGCGATTCGGTCATCAGGCCGGTGAATTGCGACAGATTCTCCTCGACCTTGTCGAGCATGGAAGCCAACGCGTCTGGCGTCACCTCGTCATTGCGCTGGTCGGCGACGACATTTTCGACCCAGCCATTGGTGATCTTGCCCCGCTCCGCCAGCACCGCCTTCACGGCCTTTTCCACGCCGATATGCGATCCGGTCAGATAATCGTGGGCCACGCCGAAATTGAGCGGCGTCAGGTCCAGATCATGGGCGAACAGGAAATCGCCAATATCCTCGTACAGCTTGCGCCGCCGGGTGGCTTCCCGGCTGGCGGCGCTGCCCGGCCGGGCGCGTTGCGGCGCCTCCGGCCCGTCCATGTCCATGTCGTCGGCCTTGCCCGAAAAGCCGCGAGCCCAGCGGGCCAGGCGGTCGGTCAGACCATGTTGCGCGTTTGCGGAAGATGATGCCCCAGTCATGTCCGCTATAACGACGGATGCGAAACAAGGTTAAGAGCGCGCCGGGGGAAAACCGCCAAGGCCTTGATCGGCCACTATTATATGTCCGCGCCGATCAGCCAGTCGCGGAAGATGCGCACCGAACGGGTCTGCAGCGCGCGCGGGCGGCAAACGAAATAATAGCGATAGGGGCTTTCGACCCGGCTTTCCGGAAACAGCCGGACCAGACGCGAATCCTGCGCCTCATTATAATGGCTGGCGTGCAATATGGCGACGCCCAGCCCCTGGGCCGCCGCCTCCAGCATCAATTGCCCCGAATCATAATTGTCGATGGCCAGCGGTTGCAGGTCGGGCAGGCCCGCCGCCTCCTTCCACGCCTCGAAAGCGAGCGCCATGTCGCGATGGAGCAGGATGGTGTGATTGGCCAGTTCCTGCGGCGACGTCAGCGCGTTCGGCGACTCCAGCAACGCCTTGCGCCCGATCAGATAGACCTCGTCACGGTCCAGTTCATGGGCGTAGAGCGCCGGATCGATGTCCTTCGCCAGAACGATGGCGGCGTCCAGCCCTTCGCCCAGCCGGGCGACGGCATAGGGGGTGGTCTCGATATCGATGTGAAGCTGTGGATGCCGCTGCCGCAGCGCGCCCAGATGCG encodes the following:
- a CDS encoding UbiH/UbiF/VisC/COQ6 family ubiquinone biosynthesis hydroxylase, with product MQRFDVVILGGGLVGLTLGIALSGHGVRCAVIDPANPVETTAAGFDGRVSAISSTSYAMLSAIGVAEYLEGKGCPIDRIWVSDGLEPGALDFAPDEDDGVMGIMFPNRDLRVALARTAERAENLTRFQPDRALHVNRDADGVTLTLASGETIHGALLIAAEGRNSPTREAAGIRTTRWNYKHVAMVTAIDHEVPHANTAYEIFYPGGPFALLPMLPGTRSAIVWTVPTDQAPAMLKLSERAWLAEAQKRMGGFLGEIALAGPRSSYPLGFHHAARITDTRLALVGDSAHAIHPIAGQGLNLGFRDVAALVEVLVEGMRLGLDPGDAQLLARYQRWRGLDAMMTSVAMDGLVRLFDVPGRLPSLVRRAGLAAVQRTSLLKNRFMAEARGQSGALPRLLTGEMI
- a CDS encoding cytochrome b; translated protein: MDRYSSIARALHWILAILIIFNLFLGFAHDALPREWKVMPIHKSIGLSVLALTVARILWRFTRETPPLPAAMPVWEKRAAHVTHFTFYAFMLVMPLTGWIMSSAGDRPLNWFFLFDVPKFAVSKGDAIVGISGESHEIMGFAWAVLIIVHVLAALRHHFILKDGVLRRMI
- the acs gene encoding acetate--CoA ligase; this translates as MSDDFFPVPAEWAASALFDRGGRAADYARSIQDADAYWLEQAKRLDWVNFPSLTNESSFHEADFGVKWFADGVLNVSANCIDRHLAARGDQTAIIWEPDAPEEEPRRYSYAEVHERVCRFANVLKGAGAKKGDRITIYMPMIPEAAFALLACARIGAIHSVVFGGFSPEALAGRITDCDSTLVITADEGRRAGKKVPLKANVDAALKLCSSVRKVIVVQATGGAIPMEEGRDLWLHEEAARVSADCPAEPMQAEDPLFILYTSGSTGKPKGVLHTTGGYLLWASLTHELCFDYRPDDIYWCAADIGWVTGHSYIVYGPLANGATTLMYEGVPNYPTPSRIWEVVDRHQVRTIFTAPTALRALMKEGDDFVTRTSRQSLRLLGTVGEPINPEAWRWYHHVVGEDRCPIIDTWWQTETGAAMIAPMPGATDLKPGSATLPMPGVVPQIVDAEGKVLEGAAEGNLVIAQSWPGQMRTVWGDHERFFQTYFTTFPGKYTTGDGARRDKDGYYWITGRVDDVINVSGHRMGTAEVESALVLHEAVAEAAVVGFPHDIKGQGIYAYVTLNSGEEATDDLRKALVAWVRGEIGPIATPDVIQFAPGLPKTRSGKIMRRILRKIAEGEVSAQALGDISTLADPSVVDNLVANRQG
- a CDS encoding glutathione S-transferase family protein, coding for MWQLFQFPLCPFSRKVRLLLGEKGVGYDLMRESPWEARDEFLDLNPAGTTPVMVDEEKGMTLIDSQAICEYFEETVEKFPLISGTAAGRAEVRRLTAFFDQNFYGDVVGPLLHERMKKRLIERAPPDARVLREAMKRANVHMDYMDYLLDHRSWMAGPTLSLADIAAAAHLSVADYLGGIDWAGHETVKRWYAGFKSRPSFRPLLSERMEVITPPPHYEKPDF
- a CDS encoding sensor domain-containing diguanylate cyclase, coding for MTGASSSANAQHGLTDRLARWARGFSGKADDMDMDGPEAPQRARPGSAASREATRRRKLYEDIGDFLFAHDLDLTPLNFGVAHDYLTGSHIGVEKAVKAVLAERGKITNGWVENVVADQRNDEVTPDALASMLDKVEENLSQFTGLMTESRNSAKDYGAALQEEVKGLSASAENQPVLARLVALTRSMVEKTRQVEGQLRDNQKQTQLLKSNLESARRAAEHDHLTGLPNRRAFEGTLREELAQAQKEGQPLAVAFCDIDHFKLINDTHGHDTGDRVLKFVAGLLSKASNDQCHVARHGGEEFVMLFRGKTAAEACEAVDSVRQDLSTRSLVNRANGERMERVSFSAGVANVLAYEDPRAALKAADRALYLAKEHGRNRVYLAAELD
- a CDS encoding LysR substrate-binding domain-containing protein, which codes for MRRLPPLTALEAFVQVARLGSVKAAAEELALSTPALSRRVQALERFIGRPLFDRKHQALEINADGQRLLDDIAPALDSLSQALENIQSGGNQLRLRLAVMPLFATQRLFPHLGALRQRHPQLHIDIETTPYAVARLGEGLDAAIVLAKDIDPALYAHELDRDEVYLIGRKALLESPNALTSPQELANHTILLHRDMALAFEAWKEAAGLPDLQPLAIDNYDSGQLMLEAAAQGLGVAILHASHYNEAQDSRLVRLFPESRVESPYRYYFVCRPRALQTRSVRIFRDWLIGADI